A segment of the Nostoc sp. TCL26-01 genome:
TCCCAAGAATTATTACGACTAACATGATGGTGCTGGATTTGTTTTTTAACTTGTTCTAAACTCTCGACAACTTGCTGAATATTTTGTGGGCGATCGCCTACTTCTTTAGCTAAACATTTCATCACTATCCCTTGTAATTCCGATGGTATTTTCAATTGCTCATTTACTTCTATAAATGTGGGTGGCATTTGAAAACGATGAGCCTGATACCAACTTCCAAAAGAATTACTTTCTGTTTGAAATGGATGTTTAGATGTTAACATTTCAAACATCAATACGCCTAAACTGTAAATATCAGATCGAACATCCAGTAATTTACGTCCCTCCATATGTTCAGGAGAACAATAAGGTAAACTACCGATAAACGAATCTGTGAGTGTCATACCACTACGTTCGGTTAAAAACTTAGCAATACCAAAATCGAGGATTTTCACAACCTCGCCTTTTTTAGCATCTTCGATAATAAATATATTTTCTGGTTTAATGTCTCTATGTACAATTGGATAAATCTCACCTTTGAGACTAATGCCTTGATGAGCGCACTCTAAACCTAAACAAATTTGATGACAAATATTTAAAAATTTTTCTATTGTTAATGGCTGATTTTTTAAAATCTGCTTTAAATTTTTCCCATGCAGATATTCCATAACATAAAATGGAGTTTTCTCATCTGTCACGCCATAACTCAATACACGAACAATATTTTTACTTTTGCGTCCTAATTGCGCGCCAATAAAAATTTCTCTAGCAAACCGTTGAGATATTTGTTGATTTACTAGATTTAGCATGAGAATTTTTAATGCGACTTGTTTACCCCCTTTAGCTGCATCTTCAGCCAGATAAACACGTCCCATTCCTCCTTTACCAATCAAATCTATGATTAAATAGCGATTGTTTAAAAATTTGCCGATATAAATATCTGGTTCTATTTTTGGGTTTACCATAACTGGTAACTTAATGCTATTAAATAGCTAGTTAATTTATTCAACACGTAATTTTATCTAAGATGAATTTTAGGATTTTATAGAGATAAACTTCAGCATTTACAAAAAAATATAAAATTCAGGTAATTTTCTGATCAAAGTTTTTGTAAAACACCTTAAATATTATGTAACATATTGAATATATAAAAGATATGAGAAAATTCACTTAATCCATAAATTAACTTAATTGAACTACCAAAAATCAACAGTAAATTTACTGATAGCTAGTTGAGATATCAAGTATTCGTTGGTGTAAAAGTTAAGTTTAAAAGAGAGTTTAGCTTTTAAAAACTGACCCTAGTTGACGCAAAAGCCTCATTATAGGTGACTCAATTTTCAGTTGAAAACCGAGAATTTGACTACGCTGTAAAGAGTTAAAATTGTTATCACTAATGAGGATTAATGCTTGTTGCCCGTTAGATAGTCGAGGCCCTATAGTTAAACCTTCTATATTATCTAATGCTATATCTAAAGTTCGCAAATCTAATAGTAGTTTTTTCTGCACAGGTTTAATATTTTTGGGATCAACGGCTAACAAACTATCTATCTGGTGAATATCATCAGCACCTGCTAAAGAAATTTGAAATAAAGAAACAGCAAATCCTAAACCAGTGAAAGACCTTTCTATACTCAGAAAATGTCCTTGATTATCTAAAGCCAGTAAATCTGGCAACCCACTAGCAAATTTTCCTGTCACATTGAGAAATGGTGCTATAGGCTCTGTCAAATAGAGAAATTCTTTTTCTGGTTGATTGGTTTGTAAATTATATTGCAAAATTCTGCATGAAGTTCCAAGATTAGGTTGAGATGCTGTGCCATCTTGAATCAAAGCATTTTCAGTGGCTGTATACAGATATTTATTGTCAGGTGTGATAGTCAGGCTTTCAAAAGCTAAGTTATTGCGAATACCTTGTTTACCATTTTTATCAGGTAAAAATTTGTTTGGTATGGGTAATGTTCTAGTTACTCTACCAGAAGATAAAATAACCTCTTTAATAAAAGGTGCAATTAATCGACCAACATCACCTTCAGAAGAAATGAAAACAGTTTCTTCCTTGGTGATAGCGATACCTTCTGTATCAGTTTTCCCAGATGGAAAGGGTTGACCATTTTCGTCCAATAAATTAGTTACCCCAACGGGCATAACATTACTATCTTGTAAAACACCTTTTTCTAAGTCAATTTTGAAAGTATAAAACCGAGTATTAGCCTTCTGTCCCCGATCATCAGAAATAGCATAATAAAGGTTGTCTTTAGCATCATAGGTAATTCCAGATAATCCGCCTACCTCAGTTTTTTGAAATGACAATCCTTTAGCTAAAGTGGCTTGTCCAATAAACTTTATATTAGAGATTTCCACTGCACCCATTGCTAAATTGGAGGAGAAAAAGCTAATAATTAGAATAGCAATACTAATGTAAATAATTTTTGTCCAAGTCACAAATGTGTTTTTTTTCTCATGATTTTTCATATTGAAGTGTGAAAATAATCAATACCACTATATAGGATTACTATAGCGTTTCCTAATCTGCTGAGGTACTGAGTACATCGCTAATGAAATTGGGCAATCTCCGCGTAGCCTCCGGCAAGCCGCAAAGCTTCTACCTCTGTGCGACGGCAGTCGCTACAACGAGGGCCTCCCCTCTGCGTTGAAAAACATTGATTCTGTACCTCACTTAACTGGGAAACACCATATCAGAAATTAAACAAAAATCAAGCTCAAATTTAATCCAAACTGGCTTCAGGCAAATCAGTTCACTAATCAAAGCGAATTATTATATATAAGTTATGCTGCAAAGAATTACGAATTACCAATTATGAATTAGTAGAGAACCCCGGCTTTTTGGAAAAAACCGGGGTTCTATTTGAGTCATCATGGGAAAAGTATTGACTTACAGAGTCTCTAAAAAGCTTAACAGGTCTGCCATTTCTTGAGTGCTGGGCTGAAATTTTGGCATTGGTGGAGTTTCCCCACTAATGACTTGACGAATCAGTCCATACCTGGACTTACGCTTAGAAACGGCTTGTAAGCTAGGGCCTACTCGCCCATCGGCTTCTAAACCATGACAGCCAGCACAATTGATTTGAAAGATGGCGTGTCCTTGTATTGAGTCTCCTTTCATGGTAAGAACACTCTTAACGTATGGGTCAGACGCTCTAACCATCTGAACACCAAAAAAGCCCAAAGGGATTGCTAGCAGTATCGCTAGAGCCAATAAAGCGATACGCTGAATCAGAATTTCAGGTTTAGTAATCTGGTTATCCAAAAGGTGTGCTGTTAAAGTCAGGTTTACTGAAAGTTTTTCATTTCCTACACATAGCTTAAAAGTTCTTTCATCACCTCCGATATATCAACACTTCTAGCCTCTAGCCTCACTTTAATGCTCAAACAATGTTCAAAAGAGCTATTTTCAGTGCTTAGTCTCCTATTTTGAGCATTATTTTATACTCAGCATTCATGCTCAACTAATGCTCATTTTTTATTATCCCTCATATACCCTTAACCTTCTCACTTCACCCATGCCCACAGAGATTAAAGGTATATTCTCCCCTGCCGGGAACGAGTAACCAGAGTTAAGGGTATACCTGTCTCTTTCTACTTTCAAATACTTTAAGTAATAGTTAAAGTAATACTTTAAGTAATTAGAAGTATAGACAGAGTAAGGGATACAGACGCAAAAAAAGAGGGGTCTTATCCCCTCCTGACATCTCATCGAACTAAAAGCCTTACATCATCCCTAGTAGGTTAATTACCTCAGATAAATGGTTCTTAGCTTTGTACAGTGCTAAAAACCTCTCTTGGTCGTAGCGTCTGGGTATGTCCATCCGTCTACCTTCAAAACTTACCCTTAGCAATGCCGACTGTTCAGGTGTAGGTGTACCCATCTGGTCTAAAATCTCACCCATTATCTGTAACTGGTCAAAAGTGGGACGGATTAACCCTGTACCATTTTCAAATTGTTGGAGTGCCATTTCGGGGAATACCATCAAGGTAGTGATAAAACCAGGTTTTAATGCAGCCGAACCGGTAGGCTTTAATCCGTACCGGAGTAATAAAATCCTAAGTTGTGGAATCGTTAACAATTCTAATTCTTGACGTGAAAAGACCATAAAATAGATATGCCTCTATCAAAAGTGGTATCGGTGGGTAACAACTTTCTCAGGGTCAGTTACCCACCGAATAAATAATGTAACCCGATGCGTACATTGGGTCAAAGCTAGCTAAACATTTCTACACAATGCCGCGTAAAGGTAAGCCAGAAAATTTTGGGAATCAAGAAAGTAAAGATTTAACCGATAATCTCAGCTTTAGAGTCACTAAGGAAATGAAGGAAGCTGTCAAAGCACAGGATAACCCTGCTCAGTTTTGTAGAGATGCAATTCAAGAGAAGCTAGATAAGTCTACTAGTTCAGATGAATAGTTAAAGTAATACTTAAAGTAATAGTTAAAGTAAATTTAGATAGAGAAAGCTACCTAGTGATTAGGTAGCTATAACCATGATGTGAAAACTTTTAATTGTTGACTGCCTTTATCGCCCGTTCTACTCTCTGGTCAACATTCCCAGTACGGTATCGACTAAACTCCAACTTCACCTTAGCTATCTTCACCAGCGTCTCTTTATCCCTGACATGGTTTAACCCAACTTTTGAATTACCTTCAATAACATCTAACTCTCTAAGTTCGCTAGCAGTCATTCCACAGACAGCAATGGTAATTTTATCGTGGGCTACTGCTGCAACAAAGTCGTTATACAGACAGCAGTTAGTAAATGAAGCATGAGCATCTTTCAGGAATGCCCTAGACTCTAACCACGTCTGATACTTGATACCAGTTGCCTTCTCATACTCCTCTTCAGTTTTCACCTGTTCAAAAGCTCTATCCAACCTTCTCTGTATAGTTTCCTCAGCACAGGCACAGATTAGACCTAAAGCTTTATCATTCCCCTTCCTAGCTTGATATCCCCAGAATAAAGTAGCTGTTTCAGGTGAGATAACCTTTACTCGACTACCCCCTCGCTTACCATTGCCATTACTTTCAATCTCTAAAATGTGACCCGTATAACCTTTATCTGGCAAGGTTTTAAAGTCATTTACCCCCTCATTTTTGTGACCCGTATAACCCTGATTCTTTCGTAGTTCCTCAGTAAATCGTGTTGCTTCATATTTATGAACTCCCACCGCTTCCGCTACTTGAGATTGACTGAGAAAATATTCACCATCTTTCTGAAAACCATCAAGTGAAATATTACCCAGTAAAAATGATGCACGTTTAGCCTTATTCATTTCTAGTTCTCCAAGCTAATTCATGTAAATTAATAGTCCTAGCAATCACGCCCAATCTTTCAA
Coding sequences within it:
- a CDS encoding cytochrome c — protein: MDNQITKPEILIQRIALLALAILLAIPLGFFGVQMVRASDPYVKSVLTMKGDSIQGHAIFQINCAGCHGLEADGRVGPSLQAVSKRKSRYGLIRQVISGETPPMPKFQPSTQEMADLLSFLETL
- a CDS encoding esterase-like activity of phytase family protein codes for the protein MKNHEKKNTFVTWTKIIYISIAILIISFFSSNLAMGAVEISNIKFIGQATLAKGLSFQKTEVGGLSGITYDAKDNLYYAISDDRGQKANTRFYTFKIDLEKGVLQDSNVMPVGVTNLLDENGQPFPSGKTDTEGIAITKEETVFISSEGDVGRLIAPFIKEVILSSGRVTRTLPIPNKFLPDKNGKQGIRNNLAFESLTITPDNKYLYTATENALIQDGTASQPNLGTSCRILQYNLQTNQPEKEFLYLTEPIAPFLNVTGKFASGLPDLLALDNQGHFLSIERSFTGLGFAVSLFQISLAGADDIHQIDSLLAVDPKNIKPVQKKLLLDLRTLDIALDNIEGLTIGPRLSNGQQALILISDNNFNSLQRSQILGFQLKIESPIMRLLRQLGSVFKS
- a CDS encoding serine/threonine-protein kinase, whose amino-acid sequence is MVNPKIEPDIYIGKFLNNRYLIIDLIGKGGMGRVYLAEDAAKGGKQVALKILMLNLVNQQISQRFAREIFIGAQLGRKSKNIVRVLSYGVTDEKTPFYVMEYLHGKNLKQILKNQPLTIEKFLNICHQICLGLECAHQGISLKGEIYPIVHRDIKPENIFIIEDAKKGEVVKILDFGIAKFLTERSGMTLTDSFIGSLPYCSPEHMEGRKLLDVRSDIYSLGVLMFEMLTSKHPFQTESNSFGSWYQAHRFQMPPTFIEVNEQLKIPSELQGIVMKCLAKEVGDRPQNIQQVVESLEQVKKQIQHHHVSRNNSWESLPTVQLVPVTSITEKECLQKKWPKNKPVSLIGFPHLLHTTQGTIPTFWAMLPKQEIVKFLDKNHSIEFIHKIDVYPMILWVTVLCDSQISLVRWLSYFIDLTENNGQKILRVLAQTGYYHLLFFAIEAPNNCASVITLTLTAKQRQQLTDWLRIPQNTLSSELVSSDNAKSMLKAEYEKIKLEIMQNLAINKPQDNLEIKHWFSRLLKRVLQIFKNQK